Proteins encoded within one genomic window of Fragaria vesca subsp. vesca linkage group LG1, FraVesHawaii_1.0, whole genome shotgun sequence:
- the LOC101304811 gene encoding uncharacterized protein LOC101304811, whose translation MMYHHHHHLHQHQHQHQAKNIHSSSSNRMAIPPETHRLLQPESCPEDSGLVLSTDAKPRLKWTPDLHERFIEAVNQLGGADKATPKTVMKLMGIPGLTLYHLKSHLQKYRLSKNLHVHANSGGTTKIVAVAVPGERISEVNGTHMNNMSIGPQSNKGIHINETLQMQIEVQRRLHQQLEVQRHLQLRIEAQGKYLQSVLEKAQETLGRQNLGTVGLEAAKVQLSELVSKVSTQCLNSAFTEMKEVQGSCPQNPPTDCSMESCLTSSEGSKKDQEIQNNSRMGLRAYNSSRVLLESEKTMLHLKENSMFVSTLTKNADQRMFPSEPRSGDFSMSIGLEREILNGSHCNSEERFKARNTIDSFLDNKNNRADSVKVDQSRKVSQGYSGPYFAAKLDLNSHDDTDASSSCKQFDLNDFSWS comes from the exons ATGATGTACCATCATCATCACCACCTGCATCAGCACCAGCACCAGCACCAGGCCAAGAACATCCATTCCTCTTCTTCAAACAGAATGGCCATTCCTCCTGAAACGCATCGGCTTCTGCAGCCGGAAAGTTGCCCTGAAGATTCAGGACTCGTCCTCTCAACTGATGCCAAGCCAAGACTTAAATGGACTCCAGATCTCCACGAGCGCTTCATAGAAGCAGTAAACCAGCTGGGAGGAGCAGACA AGGCTACTCCAAAAACAGTAATGAAACTTATGGGGATTCCAGGGCTTACATTATACCACTTAAAGAGTCATCTCCAG AAATATAGGCTTAGCAAGAATCTGCATGTACATGCTAATAGTGGTGGCACAACCAAAATTG TTGCAGTTGCAGTGCCAGGAGAAAGAATATCTGAAGTAAATGGAACTCATATGAACAATATGAGCATCGGACCACAGTCAAATAA AGGCATACATATAAATGAAACACTACAAATGCAAATTGAAGTGCAGAGAAGGCTACATCAGCAGCTTGAG GTACAACGACACTTACAACTTCGTATCGAAGCTCAAGGAAAGTACCTACAGTCGGTCTTGGAGAAAGCCCAAGAGACACTAGGAAGACAGAATTTAGGTACAGTGGGACTTGAAGCTGCCAAAGTTCAACTCTCTGAACTGGTATCCAAAGTGTCCACCCAATGCTTGAACTCTGCATTTACAGAGATGAAAGAAGTACAGGGATCATGCCCCCAAAACCCCCCCACCGATTGCTCTATGGAAAGCTGCCTCACCTCCAGTGAAGGTTCTAAAAAGGATCAGGAGATACAAAACAATAGCAGGATGGGGCTAAGAGCTTATAATAGCAGCAGGGTACTATTGGAATCAGAAAAGACCATGCTACATCTGAAAGAGAATAGCATGTTTGTTTCCACACTAACCAAGAATGCAGACCAAAGAATGTTTCCCTCAGAACCAAGGTCTGGTGACTTTTCTATGAGCATTGGGCTTGAACGAGAAATATTGAACGGTAGCCACTGCAACTCCGAGGAAAGATTCAAAGCAAGGAACACAATTGACAGCTTTCTCGACAATAAAAACAATAGGGCAGATTCAGTTAAAGTTGATCAAAGTCGGAAAGTTTCTCAAGGATATAGCGGGCCATACTTTGCAGCAAAACTAGACCTAAATTCTCATGATGATACTGATGCTTCTTCAAGTTGCAAACAGTTTGACTTGAACGATTTTAGCTGGAGCTAA